Within Xiphophorus hellerii strain 12219 chromosome 10, Xiphophorus_hellerii-4.1, whole genome shotgun sequence, the genomic segment TATATCAGAATTCCAAGATGGTTCGAAATAGTCCAaattctggagaaaaaaattatgaattcTCAAATTAAAGTATCCGGACATTAATCTCAGCATTCAAGAAGACAGTATTCTGACTTTCTCTGACAGAATTCTGGCCTTTTATCTCagaatacagagaaaaaaaagtctgaattctgtCTTTGATTTCTGAATTCagatctcagaattcttttgttctgctttttctttttttagctcttCTAGAAATAGTATAATGACCTTGTATTTCCCAGGTTATTGAAGTATAACCTGGACACACATAGACATAAAAAATTCAGCATTGTGTATCAACAATTTTTCCTCACTTCACTTGTAAATGTTGATATAAACATTACCAGTCGAATATGTAATACTTTTTAACATATATAGAATGTCATATGTTAGcgttttgtattaaaagtgcaaactaacttttgaaaaaaaaaaaagtattctcaTTGCAtagtctctactgcttctaaaaacaacccaagcacTTAAAATAACATCCAGATGTTCTTTTGACaatatgttaatgttttttggtgtccggaaaatgagttgtttcaaaaacctcccaatttTTAAGTCCCAGTCAGAACTGtaccattacctagcaaccccagcctgTCACCTAACGAcgcaagctgagctccagcatgtttgatCAGCTGGTCTTACTGCTGTAAgggctgtacaatggctgctggaaaacacaagtgtttttttttgttgacttaccgaccagaaaccacttgctgcattcttgttggttgtgcaggaagcttcacttctgcttttcaaagatgtaggcttgtataattgtgcatctttttacagccattttcatttgcgagtgtaaacattgagttgggttATTTGCATAAATAAGAGACTATAGACTGATCCTAATCTGTTCAAGAAAGCAtaacaggtcacctttaaagcTGCAATTCTTTGATAGGTGTATGTCTCACATGTTGACGAAGAAGCTGCCCCCAGTGCAGAGCGTCTTGTTCCTGGTTTCCAGGAGAGCCAGTCAGCTCTCCAGACAGCGGTATGATGTCATCGTGGTGGGTGGGGGCCACGCAGGAACCGAGGCAGCGGCTGCAGCGGCCCGAATCGGGGCAGAGACCCTCCTGGtcacacagaaaatacaaacaatcgGTACGAAGAATGGGTTTATTGAGACTGGGTGAACATTTAGAGATCTCACTGTGCCTACTTCCTCACAGGCGCGCTGTCCTGCAACCCGTCCCTGGGCGGCATAGGTAAGGGTCACCTGGTGAGGGAGGTAGACGCTCTGGATGGGCTCTGTGGTCGAGCTGGAGACTGGGCGGGGATTCACTTCTCCGTCCTGAATCGTAGCAAAGGCCCCGCCGTGTGGGGGCCGAGAGCCCAGTTGGACCGGCAGCGCTACCGAGAGTTCATTCAGGttcgccacacacacacacatatactgtatatatatatatatactgcatatatatatatatgctggGCCAGACGTTAGAAAGAGGTTATAGGGGCTGTAACCCCACAATTTTGGGGGGGggtgcaaaaataatttttttctttttatgtaaaatttacttttttgagctttacattatgttataatctctcatcaaaaacatacctggagtgttgctttggttctttcatgtttgtgaaatcttttaatctcagATCCAGTTGTTCTACCTGCAGGCAGAGCTGCTGTCCACTCCCAGGCTGAAGGTTCTGGAGGGCTcagtggaggagctgctggtGTCGGAGCCGAACCCTGCAGAACCTGGACGCCACAGAGTCACCGGGATACGGCTCGGTACGCATCAgtcattttccacattttattcagggagtccttccttccttcctctctccCACTGTCCCTAACTCCCATCCAGCGAAACCACAGCCAAGGGAACGGGCTTGGCAGAATAAACGGGGAAAGAAGACAGTGTTGaacttccttccttccttccttctttccttctccTCCAGACAGATAggcacgcacacgcacgcacacacacacacacacacatacatacatacaatgTTGACCTGAATCCTGGATCCCTTCAacatgaatttgttttaaaatctagaCTAACTTTGTTCTCTATCATATAAATTGTCAGTTGTATAATCTCAGGTCAGATTTTGTCACCATGGTTTCTTAATCCCTCCATCAGCCAATGGCAGCCAGCTGATCTCTGCCTCCTCCGTGGTTCTGACCACCGGTACCTTCCTGTCCGGCTCGCTCTTTGTGGGCCAGACCTTGTCCCCCGGAGGCCGGATGGGAGACGCCCCGTCGAGTTCTGGCCTGACCCAAACGTTGAGGGACTGGCTGGGTCTGAGAGTGGGCAGGCTGAGGACCGGAACCCCACCCAGACTTTTAAAAGACTCAGTGGACCTTTCCCTGGCTAAACTCCACCCGCCGGACTGCCAGCCGACGCCTTTCAGCTTCATGAATACTCACACCCGCTGCAAGGTCCAGTACGGGATTGGTTCTGACTCGGTTGGGTCCATCGGCACATTTTCATCATAATCACTGCagatacttttattttgaaacttctGTAGCCGGAGGAGCAGCTGCCGTGTTACCTGACCTACACGACTCCAGGTGTAGAGAGAGTGGTGAGGGAGAGCCTCCACCTGAACTGCCACATCCAGCAGGACGCCAAAGGACCCAGGTACACAGAGTTCACCAAAAACGTATTTACACCCCCAACTGTCAGTCTGAGCAGCTTTCACTCacacagcattatgctgccaccactgtttTTCTAGTCATCAATCCCTCGTTGTACATTATCATCTGTGTAGTTATTATTtatccttccttcttttcttcttttcctttcttgttttcttctcccCTTGCTTCcttactcttttctttttctttccatctttgcCTTAGTTTtattccttccttctttttcctttcaatCCTTTCTTTCTATCCTTCCTTTGTccctttccttctttcttctttgctttttccatccattttcccttcctcctttctttctatcattccttctttttcttcctttcttcttcaattctttctgtaaataatcaaaaattaaGCTCCTTATTTATTGTATTCCCTTTTAGCACTTATTGCATTTACttcgttttattttgtataatatATGACCAACTTCcggtttttgacttaatgcttttattttgataagaGAGCTTCCGTTGTTTATATTGTAGAACTGCagcttaaaaacagaaaggaacagACAAGTTGCACCAGAATTGTAAAATGTATCTTGTGATTAGCGGCCCCcttgatagaggcacaaggtatgtttattttgtaaataaggatatttctaatattgatcGGTTGGAattgtaaatttgttttattgtataCAAACACTAGGTCATAGTTTTGAATtggagttgatatttttaggaatgaatgttatttttagTTGATATGTTACGGTTGTAAGAGcgtgtttttgtagcttacactgtctttttgtgtgtgtgtttgtgcagatcTTACTGTGAAACTCAGGGTTTACTCCCAATAAACCTCACTGTTCATCAGTAAAGTCACAATCCCTCATTTGGGGGAATCTGCTACACTTTCCTTTAActcctttccttctttccttccctgTGTATTTGGAGTGATGTGTAGCTCTTGTTTTCTCCCACCCACATTCTGAAAGCCtctcagctgcagctttaagctgTCAGCCTCTTCAGCCTCCTGCTGATTTTTGATCCAGTTGAActgaagcagaaacatttaatctctgtgtttttctctcacaGATATTGCCCCTCCATTGAGTCCAGGGTGCTGCGCTTTCCAGGAAGAAGTCACCAGGTGTGGCTGGAGCCTGAGgggttgacctctgacctcttgtACCCACAGGGTCTATCCATGACCATGCCTCCTGACGTGCAGCTGCGCCTCATCAGAGAAATCCCTCCCTTGCACAGAGCAGAGATCCACACTCCAGGTATgcagaaaacctggaaaacctGACCCAGAGCGGGAAATGGACGCCATCAGTAGATGCATCTCCATTAAAAATATACGTAaaagggcgtgccgtggtggcggagggattagcgcgacccacattcaggcaaatgtagcctcgacgcggctgtctcgggttcgactcccggacccgacgacgtttaccgcatgtcttccctcctctccttccccctttcctgtcagcctactttgaaaaaagggacactagagcccacataaagaccccttgcggggcgataaaaaaataaataaaaaaaatatacgtaaaactttgtcgatattccactaatgttaaAAAACGcacacaattttacaaaaaacagtcTTCAGTGATTCCATAAAATAAggaacacaattaaaatcaaacgTGTTCGGAGGAGGATTAGGAccactgactttttttttacccctccagggggtcttttgtgggctctagtgtcccttttacgaaagtaggctgacaggaaacagggaaggagaggggggaagacatgcggcaaatgtcgtcgggtccgggagtcgaacccgcgacggccgcgtcgaggactcaaggcctccaaatatgggtcgcgctaac encodes:
- the mto1 gene encoding 5-taurinomethyluridine-[tRNA] synthase subunit MTO1, mitochondrial isoform X1, with protein sequence MAASVQSICVRCMSHMLTKKLPPVQSVLFLVSRRASQLSRQRYDVIVVGGGHAGTEAAAAAARIGAETLLVTQKIQTIGALSCNPSLGGIGKGHLVREVDALDGLCGRAGDWAGIHFSVLNRSKGPAVWGPRAQLDRQRYREFIQAELLSTPRLKVLEGSVEELLVSEPNPAEPGRHRVTGIRLANGSQLISASSVVLTTGTFLSGSLFVGQTLSPGGRMGDAPSSSGLTQTLRDWLGLRVGRLRTGTPPRLLKDSVDLSLAKLHPPDCQPTPFSFMNTHTRCKPEEQLPCYLTYTTPGVERVVRESLHLNCHIQQDAKGPRYCPSIESRVLRFPGRSHQVWLEPEGLTSDLLYPQGLSMTMPPDVQLRLIREIPPLHRAEIHTPGYGVQYDYVCPTQLSPALQVKNTQGLFLAGQINGTTGYEEAAAQGLWAGVNAARRALSQPPAALSRTESYIGVLVDDLVSRGVTEPYRMFTSRAEFRTSLRPDNADLRLTMKGFELGCVSAVRHHEAVRVRCSLQNAIAALQALTMSSTSWKKKLPGISMSENKNQALSGMDLLQYKDVSFEMLASVFPESLAPYMEFSQRLKIEAVYKPHCDQNKSEIKRIQSEENMSLPQDIDYFTLSVSLSQEVREILDRFRPTTLGAATRLEGMTPAAIANLFKYVVLTRRQETMMSRKQADNEEERGEEPCKRNASLPQ
- the mto1 gene encoding 5-taurinomethyluridine-[tRNA] synthase subunit MTO1, mitochondrial isoform X2, yielding MSHMLTKKLPPVQSVLFLVSRRASQLSRQRYDVIVVGGGHAGTEAAAAAARIGAETLLVTQKIQTIGALSCNPSLGGIGKGHLVREVDALDGLCGRAGDWAGIHFSVLNRSKGPAVWGPRAQLDRQRYREFIQAELLSTPRLKVLEGSVEELLVSEPNPAEPGRHRVTGIRLANGSQLISASSVVLTTGTFLSGSLFVGQTLSPGGRMGDAPSSSGLTQTLRDWLGLRVGRLRTGTPPRLLKDSVDLSLAKLHPPDCQPTPFSFMNTHTRCKPEEQLPCYLTYTTPGVERVVRESLHLNCHIQQDAKGPRYCPSIESRVLRFPGRSHQVWLEPEGLTSDLLYPQGLSMTMPPDVQLRLIREIPPLHRAEIHTPGYGVQYDYVCPTQLSPALQVKNTQGLFLAGQINGTTGYEEAAAQGLWAGVNAARRALSQPPAALSRTESYIGVLVDDLVSRGVTEPYRMFTSRAEFRTSLRPDNADLRLTMKGFELGCVSAVRHHEAVRVRCSLQNAIAALQALTMSSTSWKKKLPGISMSENKNQALSGMDLLQYKDVSFEMLASVFPESLAPYMEFSQRLKIEAVYKPHCDQNKSEIKRIQSEENMSLPQDIDYFTLSVSLSQEVREILDRFRPTTLGAATRLEGMTPAAIANLFKYVVLTRRQETMMSRKQADNEEERGEEPCKRNASLPQ